A window of the Bdellovibrio sp. ZAP7 genome harbors these coding sequences:
- a CDS encoding tol-pal system YbgF family protein — protein sequence MKNQDSLFVVFCLCLTIGIVAVYGVLVGHFNGHQKYEIQISALNKKVEKEQFNNSLLSYQLKDFQQTVAQVLPDNKTLQAKFEVSNLASAVRSPASESAIDLSPIIFERAKKYFTQQSYDKAIKEFNNLLDKYPLSSHGVEAHFFIAESYFLKKDFRNSLATIDDMVTQYPDNDLTGFILLRMGQISEINNQVDEASEVYNTVLKNFKNEDLRKQARKLAQSVEFK from the coding sequence ATGAAGAATCAGGACTCTCTCTTTGTAGTTTTCTGCTTGTGCCTCACGATCGGCATCGTTGCGGTCTATGGAGTGCTTGTTGGGCACTTTAACGGTCATCAGAAATATGAAATTCAAATCTCCGCTCTCAATAAAAAAGTTGAGAAGGAGCAATTCAATAATTCTTTGTTAAGTTATCAACTTAAGGATTTTCAACAAACTGTTGCTCAAGTCCTTCCGGATAATAAAACATTGCAGGCCAAGTTTGAAGTGAGCAATCTGGCGTCTGCAGTTCGCTCTCCAGCCAGTGAATCCGCTATTGATCTGTCGCCGATCATTTTTGAACGCGCAAAAAAATACTTCACTCAGCAAAGCTACGATAAAGCCATCAAAGAATTCAATAACTTGTTGGATAAATATCCACTGAGTTCTCATGGTGTTGAAGCTCACTTTTTTATAGCTGAAAGTTACTTCCTGAAAAAGGATTTCCGTAATTCTTTGGCGACTATTGATGATATGGTGACTCAGTATCCAGATAATGACCTGACAGGTTTCATTTTGCTTCGCATGGGGCAAATCAGTGAAATCAATAATCAGGTGGATGAGGCGTCTGAGGTCTATAACACCGTTCTAAAAAACTTCAAAAACGAAGATCTTCGTAAGCAAGCCCGCAAGCTTGCTCAAAGCGTGGAATTCAAATAA
- a CDS encoding ChaN family lipoprotein — protein sequence MNDIQKWIRIRKDLYLQMEKQVRHRLGEDTPELMRYHKTYQGEFTRKWQPAAPADLWEQIANSQVVLMGDFHALHQSQKAQLRVLRNIPKERKTVLAVEFFDAADQSKIDKFMQGKMAEKDFLKAIKWETRWGFPWEHYRPLLRYAQKHKISVYGLNKSFTKRNATTLKSRDVFAGKKIAELTKAHPESLIFVIYGDLHLASAHIPAEIQKNLGKPFSKNVLSIFQNAEKIYFQLLNQGAEGNTDLIRINRNTFCLMSVPPWVKWQNYLMYLEQTYDEGLQFQSEDDDDWDDDEDSDFEPLDFTDHIGRYVKIMAEELGLDVSLSALSVYSANDDSFWTQVREHYDAKKQIWIQRLIEDEYSFYLPEISAAYLARGTVNHASTLAMQYIHAQVSGSKNLFWEMPQDFLRWIWMEAVAYFGSKMINPKRKTDTIADIKASLVHKDSSDIGKEALQLALAQKMHELMVITGVPGHKLQAKPRRKASYMVAATLLGGMMGERLFFGYQKKLLKASTMASFMQKPMDNENFEVAYYGMLEIVESLPTPFHSKKEKL from the coding sequence TTGAACGACATACAGAAGTGGATACGCATTCGTAAAGATCTCTATTTGCAAATGGAGAAACAAGTCCGTCATCGTCTGGGGGAAGATACCCCAGAGTTGATGCGTTATCATAAAACCTATCAAGGTGAGTTTACCCGTAAATGGCAGCCGGCCGCACCTGCGGACCTGTGGGAGCAAATTGCGAATTCTCAAGTGGTTCTTATGGGGGATTTTCATGCTCTTCATCAATCACAAAAAGCTCAGCTTCGTGTCTTAAGAAATATTCCTAAGGAACGTAAAACGGTTTTGGCTGTGGAGTTTTTTGATGCTGCTGACCAGTCAAAAATTGATAAATTCATGCAAGGCAAAATGGCTGAAAAGGATTTTTTAAAAGCCATCAAATGGGAAACGCGATGGGGTTTTCCATGGGAGCACTATCGGCCTCTTTTGCGTTACGCTCAGAAACATAAGATTTCCGTGTATGGTCTTAATAAGTCCTTCACAAAACGAAATGCTACGACTTTAAAGTCGCGGGATGTTTTTGCCGGTAAAAAAATTGCAGAACTGACCAAGGCGCACCCGGAGAGTCTGATCTTTGTGATTTACGGTGATTTGCATCTGGCTTCGGCACACATTCCCGCTGAAATTCAAAAAAATCTGGGTAAGCCATTTTCGAAAAATGTTCTTAGTATCTTTCAAAATGCGGAAAAGATCTATTTCCAGCTTTTAAATCAAGGTGCCGAGGGAAATACTGACCTCATTCGTATCAATCGCAACACCTTTTGTCTGATGAGTGTTCCGCCCTGGGTGAAATGGCAAAACTATTTGATGTATCTAGAGCAAACTTACGACGAGGGTTTGCAATTCCAAAGTGAAGACGATGATGATTGGGATGATGACGAGGATTCTGATTTTGAACCTCTGGATTTCACGGATCACATTGGACGCTATGTAAAGATCATGGCCGAGGAATTGGGCTTGGATGTGTCCTTGTCGGCTTTGTCGGTCTACTCCGCCAATGATGATTCCTTTTGGACTCAGGTGCGTGAACATTATGACGCGAAAAAGCAGATTTGGATTCAACGTCTGATTGAGGATGAGTATTCTTTCTATTTGCCTGAAATCAGCGCGGCTTATTTGGCGCGGGGGACGGTGAATCACGCGTCAACTTTAGCGATGCAGTACATTCATGCTCAGGTGAGTGGAAGTAAGAATTTGTTTTGGGAAATGCCCCAAGACTTTCTGCGCTGGATTTGGATGGAGGCAGTTGCTTATTTTGGATCCAAAATGATCAATCCAAAAAGAAAGACCGACACCATTGCGGATATCAAAGCAAGCTTGGTGCATAAGGATTCGTCCGATATTGGTAAAGAGGCTTTGCAGCTGGCTCTTGCTCAGAAAATGCATGAGTTGATGGTGATCACGGGGGTTCCGGGTCATAAGCTTCAAGCTAAACCTCGTCGCAAAGCGAGCTATATGGTGGCGGCGACTTTACTTGGAGGCATGATGGGGGAGCGTCTTTTCTTTGGATATCAAAAGAAGCTCTTAAAGGCGTCGACAATGGCGTCTTTCATGCAAAAACCTATGGATAATGAAAACTTCGAAGTAGCGTATTATGGCATGTTGGAAATTGTAGAGTCATTGCCAACACCGTTTCACAGTAAAAAGGAAAAGCTATGA
- a CDS encoding ribonuclease HII, whose translation MAKTKSAKSKKTLKAAKAKRPVIKYAAAGKSAKSVTVVKAKKATKPKKNLDLPKVEWRDFSPTPVIGVDEVGRGCLAGPVYAAAVIFESEDLQDLVTDSKLLSEERREELAILIKAKHKVGIGSASVEEIDELNILQASLLAMKRAIEALGVTSGHVLVDGNQKIPNLNGFHQTTVIKGDLRVAPISAASIVAKVTRDNLMKDLGVKFPVYGFEGHKGYSTPVHKQSIVEHGPCDHHRKSFAGVKEYVR comes from the coding sequence ATGGCAAAAACTAAATCAGCAAAATCTAAAAAGACGTTGAAAGCTGCCAAGGCAAAACGTCCAGTGATCAAGTATGCGGCGGCAGGGAAATCTGCGAAGTCTGTGACTGTAGTTAAGGCAAAAAAAGCGACGAAGCCTAAAAAGAATCTGGATCTTCCCAAAGTGGAATGGAGAGATTTTTCTCCCACCCCGGTGATCGGTGTCGATGAAGTAGGTCGCGGTTGTCTGGCGGGTCCTGTGTATGCGGCTGCGGTGATTTTTGAGTCGGAAGATCTGCAAGATCTGGTGACGGACTCAAAACTTTTGTCCGAAGAGCGTCGTGAAGAGTTAGCGATACTTATTAAAGCAAAACATAAAGTCGGTATCGGCTCTGCAAGTGTCGAAGAGATCGATGAACTGAATATCCTGCAGGCATCTTTGCTTGCGATGAAGCGCGCGATTGAAGCACTTGGTGTGACTTCTGGACATGTATTGGTGGATGGAAATCAAAAGATTCCGAATCTAAATGGATTTCATCAAACGACCGTGATCAAAGGTGATTTGCGTGTGGCTCCAATTTCTGCGGCATCGATTGTTGCGAAGGTAACTCGTGACAACTTGATGAAAGATTTGGGAGTGAAATTTCCAGTTTATGGCTTCGAAGGACACAAAGGTTACTCAACGCCAGTGCACAAGCAATCCATCGTCGAGCATGGACCGTGTGACCATCACCGCAAGTCCTTTGCCGGTGTTAAAGAATACGTCCGTTAA
- a CDS encoding HU family DNA-binding protein, protein MNKAQLIEIIAERTKSTKAQSENILDATLRVIQEALKKGDEVKLVGFGTFSKATRKPRQGRNPKTGQVVKIPSAHVPRFKPGKDLKDALN, encoded by the coding sequence ATGAACAAAGCTCAACTGATCGAAATCATCGCTGAACGTACAAAATCTACGAAAGCTCAATCAGAAAATATCCTTGACGCTACCCTTCGTGTAATTCAAGAAGCACTTAAAAAAGGTGACGAAGTAAAGCTCGTGGGCTTTGGCACATTCTCTAAAGCCACTCGCAAGCCTCGTCAGGGTCGCAATCCAAAAACAGGCCAAGTGGTGAAAATCCCGAGTGCCCACGTGCCCCGCTTTAAACCAGGTAAAGACCTAAAAGACGCTCTTAATTAG
- a CDS encoding LPS-assembly protein LptD, with protein sequence MAFAVDPVPTPTPTPAATPTAPAAKIQGIMLNADSMFRDNENETVELEGNVQIVYQGQHIRSDKAVVHLRTHRAELVGNVEISDMKNTIAGSHINLDYENNTGIIYNGYVSSGPVAFSGSVLEKTGDQEFIVSNADYTTCTNCPASWSFSGSTVRAEMGGYAYIKNAILRVSDIPVFWFPYLVVPLKSDRQTGLLTPGFELSDNGGFTFYQPYFWAISRNTDATITLKNYEKRGLKGMLEYRYALNEDSGGILNTATLYDSAFGHDSRLNDYRSPADKNTPLERWYVKYDHYQTMPNDYVHRASVNLASDLQYPKDFPLETMNHGDSAMESRVSVTKNTKDTHTSVDTSYYYNILQADPLAGNEDAVHRLPEIRWSQVEKNIGETNFVYTINLDYVNFARSGQAYDDMVYGVDANGNKIRYVDSTCGTPQWSDTPGCQKKYDGNYDPSTDLIRTGQRLDFLPTLSYPIKVSDGIDVLPRVSYRETHYNFEVSDQKNYVRRYARTELTGRMDFSRIYGDQVDSKATRFKHEIIPEISYTNIPWIDQGTHPFYGQGKVNDAPYTSTDSISDLDLASDYGLQFDYTDRVYDRNLVTFALTNKIIRKTWLSDRPEYQQIGYLKLAQSYDGTQNNKAQGEPWSDLSATLDVRLARFQTYSIFNYYPYHGVTNASSRVRVLNDMGQFAQVALTKQYKISPGKPVDPTTRTEDWAFSAGFISRYVNLMGRLVYDANARGSTDNPKSWAYIAQFKPPGDCWMITLIQDQVTGGDTNLRLSAEFNFDGTPKPPMPPEALDQFGF encoded by the coding sequence ATGGCTTTTGCTGTGGATCCGGTTCCTACACCAACGCCGACTCCTGCGGCAACGCCGACAGCACCAGCTGCAAAAATTCAGGGGATAATGCTGAATGCTGACAGCATGTTCCGCGATAACGAGAATGAAACGGTTGAACTTGAGGGCAACGTACAGATCGTTTATCAAGGTCAACACATCCGCTCCGACAAAGCCGTCGTTCACCTTCGCACTCATCGCGCAGAATTAGTGGGCAATGTCGAAATCAGCGACATGAAAAATACGATCGCTGGTTCACATATCAATCTCGATTACGAAAACAACACGGGTATTATCTATAATGGTTATGTCTCATCAGGACCTGTTGCGTTTTCCGGAAGTGTTTTAGAAAAAACCGGCGATCAGGAATTTATCGTTAGCAACGCCGACTATACGACTTGCACGAACTGTCCGGCATCCTGGAGTTTTTCAGGTTCCACCGTTCGCGCTGAAATGGGTGGTTACGCTTATATCAAGAATGCGATCTTAAGAGTTTCTGACATTCCCGTATTTTGGTTTCCGTATCTGGTTGTTCCACTCAAGAGTGACCGACAAACAGGTCTTTTAACACCTGGTTTCGAGTTATCTGACAACGGGGGTTTTACATTCTACCAACCGTACTTCTGGGCAATTTCTCGTAATACCGATGCCACGATCACACTTAAGAATTACGAAAAGCGTGGTCTAAAAGGAATGCTTGAATACCGCTATGCCTTAAATGAAGACAGTGGCGGTATTTTAAATACGGCAACACTTTACGATAGCGCCTTCGGTCACGATTCGCGCCTCAATGACTACCGCTCCCCAGCCGATAAAAATACGCCGCTTGAGCGTTGGTACGTTAAATACGATCACTACCAAACAATGCCCAACGATTACGTTCATCGTGCCAGCGTAAATCTGGCCAGTGACCTTCAGTATCCCAAAGATTTCCCTTTGGAGACAATGAATCACGGTGACTCAGCGATGGAAAGTCGCGTGTCAGTGACAAAAAATACCAAAGACACTCACACCAGTGTCGATACGTCATACTATTACAATATTTTACAAGCGGATCCATTAGCAGGAAATGAAGACGCGGTTCACCGGTTGCCGGAAATCCGCTGGTCGCAAGTTGAAAAAAACATTGGCGAGACAAATTTCGTTTACACAATTAATTTGGACTATGTGAATTTCGCACGCAGTGGGCAGGCCTATGACGACATGGTTTATGGCGTCGACGCAAATGGAAACAAAATCCGCTATGTCGACAGCACCTGCGGAACTCCACAATGGTCTGACACTCCTGGTTGTCAAAAAAAGTACGACGGCAATTATGACCCATCGACGGATCTTATTCGTACCGGTCAACGTTTGGATTTCTTACCGACACTTTCTTATCCGATCAAAGTGTCTGACGGTATCGACGTCCTTCCACGAGTAAGCTACCGCGAGACTCATTATAATTTCGAAGTCAGCGATCAAAAAAACTACGTGCGCAGATACGCCCGTACTGAACTTACCGGTCGCATGGATTTCAGTCGTATTTACGGCGATCAAGTGGATTCCAAAGCCACTCGCTTTAAGCACGAAATTATACCCGAAATTTCCTACACCAACATACCTTGGATTGATCAAGGGACGCATCCTTTTTACGGCCAAGGCAAAGTAAATGATGCTCCCTATACCTCCACAGATTCCATTTCCGACTTGGACTTGGCATCTGATTACGGCTTGCAGTTTGACTATACGGACCGCGTGTACGATCGAAATCTGGTGACATTTGCTTTAACGAATAAAATTATTCGAAAAACCTGGTTGAGTGACCGCCCTGAATATCAACAGATCGGTTACTTGAAACTTGCGCAATCCTATGACGGCACTCAAAACAATAAAGCGCAGGGTGAACCCTGGTCTGACTTAAGTGCGACGCTAGATGTGCGCTTGGCGCGTTTCCAGACATATTCTATTTTCAATTACTATCCTTATCACGGCGTCACCAATGCATCTTCACGTGTGCGCGTCTTGAATGATATGGGTCAATTTGCTCAAGTCGCTTTAACGAAGCAGTACAAAATTTCTCCGGGTAAACCTGTTGACCCAACAACACGTACAGAAGACTGGGCTTTCTCCGCAGGATTTATTTCTCGTTATGTAAATTTAATGGGTCGTTTGGTTTACGATGCAAATGCGCGCGGAAGCACCGATAATCCAAAGTCCTGGGCCTACATCGCTCAGTTTAAACCCCCCGGCGATTGCTGGATGATCACTTTGATTCAAGACCAAGTGACTGGCGGTGACACCAACTTGCGTCTCAGTGCCGAGTTCAACTTCGACGGAACACCAAAACCACCAATGCCACCAGAAGCATTGGACCAATTCGGCTTCTAA
- the rplS gene encoding 50S ribosomal protein L19: MAKAAKKTVKTKTVKAKSDVKETNLVRRVSIKAANKSIQAFDSGDTVNVYVKVKEGEKERVQLYKGIVTKIQGAGAAKSFTVRKISAGVGVERTFPFNSPALDKVELVNVGKVRRSKLYFLRKLSGKAAKIESELVTQSATAAE, encoded by the coding sequence ATGGCTAAAGCTGCAAAAAAGACTGTTAAAACTAAGACTGTAAAAGCTAAATCTGATGTTAAAGAAACGAACCTAGTTCGTCGCGTAAGCATCAAGGCTGCTAACAAAAGCATCCAAGCTTTCGACTCTGGCGACACTGTTAACGTATACGTAAAAGTAAAAGAAGGCGAAAAAGAACGCGTTCAGCTTTACAAAGGTATCGTAACTAAAATTCAAGGTGCAGGCGCTGCGAAATCTTTCACAGTTCGTAAAATCTCTGCAGGCGTTGGCGTTGAAAGAACTTTCCCGTTCAACTCTCCAGCTTTGGATAAAGTTGAATTGGTTAACGTAGGTAAAGTACGTCGTTCTAAACTTTACTTCCTTCGCAAACTTTCTGGTAAAGCTGCGAAAATCGAATCTGAATTGGTAACTCAATCTGCAACTGCAGCTGAGTAG
- a CDS encoding DsbA family protein yields the protein MKQTSNKNVFLTVALLATLIAIGCHAYLTQHFYAVKFGTLTGTSFCNVSATFNCDTVTASKFASFLGIPVALWGLVTNVILLFLLSVTRWNLTQDPEKTSRYTFLMASLVLLGSVIMGLISATAMTAYCLVCIGTYVLSIITFVGALKGAENLSARNLTEDIKDIFVTDRWILGSLICIPVFAFVANLMYMESQGFGDLQKMTQDKVRSWIPSPEQKFDIAKGLVLQTGTEPAVMTIVEFADFLCPHCKDAAPPIHAFVKAHPDVKLVFKPFPLDPTCNPAMQGGGGDGVRCGLAASVMCSEQIAKKGWEAHDFVFENQMEMYKLQLIDKMLEQIATKVGIPLEDLKKCVNDPATKEMISSMAKEGGDAQIQGTPTVFVNGKLLSGGQSKPILEEVYRTIKQ from the coding sequence ATGAAACAAACTTCAAATAAAAATGTCTTCCTTACTGTCGCTCTTTTGGCAACTTTGATCGCAATCGGCTGCCACGCGTATCTGACTCAGCACTTTTATGCGGTTAAGTTCGGGACTTTGACTGGAACCTCTTTCTGCAATGTGAGCGCAACATTTAATTGCGACACGGTGACAGCCAGCAAGTTTGCTTCGTTTCTAGGAATTCCCGTTGCACTTTGGGGCTTGGTAACAAATGTTATTTTACTTTTCCTTTTAAGCGTAACTCGTTGGAATCTAACTCAAGATCCAGAGAAAACTTCACGCTATACGTTCTTGATGGCAAGCTTGGTCCTTTTAGGATCCGTCATCATGGGCCTGATTTCCGCAACAGCGATGACAGCCTACTGCCTGGTTTGCATTGGTACGTACGTACTTTCAATCATCACATTCGTGGGCGCACTTAAAGGCGCTGAAAACCTGTCAGCTCGCAACCTGACTGAGGATATTAAGGACATTTTCGTAACAGATCGTTGGATTTTGGGTTCTTTGATCTGCATCCCGGTTTTCGCCTTTGTTGCAAACCTAATGTATATGGAAAGCCAAGGCTTCGGTGATCTGCAAAAAATGACTCAAGATAAAGTACGCTCTTGGATTCCATCACCAGAGCAAAAATTCGATATCGCGAAGGGCCTTGTCCTACAAACAGGAACAGAACCAGCCGTGATGACTATTGTTGAGTTTGCAGATTTCCTTTGCCCTCACTGCAAAGATGCAGCTCCACCAATTCATGCCTTCGTAAAAGCTCACCCCGATGTAAAATTGGTTTTCAAACCATTCCCATTGGATCCGACTTGCAACCCTGCGATGCAAGGGGGCGGCGGAGACGGAGTTCGTTGCGGATTGGCAGCATCCGTTATGTGCTCAGAGCAAATTGCTAAAAAAGGCTGGGAAGCCCATGACTTTGTTTTCGAAAATCAAATGGAGATGTACAAGCTTCAATTGATCGACAAAATGCTTGAGCAAATCGCCACAAAGGTTGGAATTCCTTTGGAAGATCTGAAAAAATGCGTGAACGACCCGGCAACAAAAGAGATGATCTCTTCCATGGCTAAAGAAGGCGGCGACGCTCAAATCCAAGGGACACCAACGGTGTTTGTTAACGGAAAACTTCTAAGCGGCGGCCAATCTAAACCGATCCTAGAAGAGGTCTACAGAACTATTAAGCAGTAA
- a CDS encoding GYF domain-containing protein, with protein MKKTWFRSIQLKPVGPFSLEEMRAFIHRGEVGLLDLVLDESHGDVWKPAAEWSVFELSLFPAAQSFIPGVELDENLPEWVVLVEQKGSAPLQEGPYSIANIKNGIRSGKFSPYQHIWKSGLSGWCQVKDRPEFYASITSEQLSPEGTN; from the coding sequence ATGAAAAAAACCTGGTTTCGCAGCATTCAACTAAAACCTGTGGGTCCGTTCAGTCTGGAAGAGATGCGCGCCTTTATTCATCGTGGTGAAGTTGGTTTGCTGGATTTAGTTTTGGATGAGAGTCATGGCGATGTGTGGAAGCCCGCAGCCGAGTGGAGTGTCTTTGAGCTGTCATTGTTCCCCGCAGCTCAGTCGTTTATTCCTGGAGTGGAGCTTGATGAAAACCTTCCGGAATGGGTGGTTTTGGTGGAGCAGAAAGGTTCCGCTCCATTGCAAGAAGGTCCTTATTCAATTGCCAATATTAAAAATGGAATCCGTTCAGGAAAATTTTCGCCCTATCAGCATATTTGGAAAAGCGGATTAAGTGGCTGGTGTCAGGTGAAGGATCGGCCTGAGTTTTATGCGTCAATTACGTCGGAGCAGTTAAGCCCCGAAGGAACTAATTAA
- a CDS encoding YraN family protein, with protein sequence MDRVTITASPLPVLKNTSVKKAYWAHERGVQSEEFVSKYYSHRNYQLLKRRVKTPYAEIDLLFRTPDGRNLLMVEVKTANQTTFYNARISPRQKFRLKGAAVFLAARFNCLVEVHWAFVTKFGEITIIDDVT encoded by the coding sequence ATGGACCGTGTGACCATCACCGCAAGTCCTTTGCCGGTGTTAAAGAATACGTCCGTTAAAAAAGCTTACTGGGCTCACGAGCGCGGAGTTCAGTCGGAAGAGTTCGTTTCTAAATATTATAGCCATCGAAACTATCAGTTACTTAAGCGTCGTGTGAAAACTCCGTACGCCGAAATCGATTTGCTGTTTCGAACTCCTGATGGCAGAAATCTTTTAATGGTCGAAGTGAAAACGGCCAATCAAACAACATTCTACAACGCAAGAATCTCACCTCGACAAAAATTTCGTTTAAAAGGGGCTGCCGTATTTCTAGCTGCGCGATTCAATTGCCTGGTCGAAGTCCATTGGGCCTTTGTCACCAAGTTTGGAGAAATCACAATCATAGACGATGTAACATAA
- a CDS encoding STAS domain-containing protein has translation MDLKLVLDGDITIISLSGRIEIEKAQSFKKACLTAFADKKVVFCMKNLNFVGSSGIQSFFGLLNEMNETKQLNVKIAGLNPDFQRLFAFSQCLALEVHESIEGALQSF, from the coding sequence ATGGATTTGAAACTCGTTTTAGACGGGGATATTACTATTATTTCTTTAAGCGGCCGCATTGAGATCGAAAAAGCTCAGTCATTCAAAAAAGCCTGCTTAACCGCTTTCGCCGACAAAAAAGTCGTCTTTTGTATGAAGAATTTAAATTTCGTGGGATCATCAGGCATTCAGTCATTTTTCGGTCTGTTAAATGAGATGAATGAAACTAAGCAATTGAATGTGAAAATCGCGGGATTGAATCCAGATTTCCAGCGCCTTTTTGCGTTTTCTCAGTGCCTGGCGCTGGAAGTTCATGAAAGTATTGAAGGCGCTCTACAAAGTTTCTAG